One Vicia villosa cultivar HV-30 ecotype Madison, WI unplaced genomic scaffold, Vvil1.0 ctg.003701F_1_1, whole genome shotgun sequence DNA window includes the following coding sequences:
- the LOC131641376 gene encoding phosphoenolpyruvate carboxykinase (ATP) 1-like — MSPTKDKAIMENIDDEGSIQTVKANTIDELHSLQRKKNAIPSAGSQGDLNTYSREERHKQQLESISASLASLTRETGPKVVKGDPALRSETQRVAHVPHQRITPTIAVSDSALKFTHVLYNLSPAELYEQAIKYEKGSFITSTGALATLSGAKTGRCPKDKRVVKDDLTENDLWWGKGSPNIEMDEHSFMVNRERAVDYLNSLDKVFVNDQFLNWDLENRIKVRIVSARAYHSLFMHNMCIRPTPTELEEFGTPDFTIYNAGQFPCNRYTHYMTSSTSVDINLARKEMVILGTQYAGEMKKGLFSLMHYLMPKRKILSLHSGCNMGKDGDVALFFGLSGTGKTTLSTDHNRYLIGDDEHCWSEDGVSNIEGGCYAKCIDLSREKEPDIWNAIKFGTVVENVVFDDHFREVDYEDKSVTENTRAAYPIEYIPNVKLPCVGPHPKNVILLACDAFGVLPPVSKLSMSQTMYHFISGYTALVAGTEEGIKEPQATFSACFGAAFIMLHPTKYAAMLAEKMQNHGATGWLVNTGWSSGSYGSGNRIKLSYTRKIIDAIHSGSLLNVEYKKTEIFGLEIPTELEGVPSEILDPENTWSDKAAYKETLLKLAGLFKKNFETFTDYKIGEDNKLTEDILAAGPIF, encoded by the exons ATGTCGCCAACCAAAGACAAAGCTATAATGGAAAATATCGACGACGAGGGAAGTATTCAAACGGTTAAGGCTAACACCATTGATGAGCTTCATTCACTACAAAGGAAGAAAAATGCTATTCCCAGTGCCGGATCTCAAGGTGATTTAAATACTTATTCTAGAGAAGAGCGTCACAAACAACAACTTGAATCCATCAG TGCATCTCTAGCTTCATTAACAAGAGAAACTGGACCCAAAGTAGTGAAGGGAGATCCAGCTTTGAGATCAGAAACACAAAGAGTTGCTCATGTGCCTCACCAACGTATCACACCAACCATTGCTGTCAGTGACAGTGCCCTCAAGTTCACTCATGTTCTCTATAATCTCTCCCCAGCAg AACTTTATGAGCAAGCCATAAAGTACGAGAAAGGCTCGTTCATAACTTCAACCGGAGCCTTGGCCACGCTTTCAGGGGCCAAGACTGGACGGTGTCCGAAAGATAAGCGTGTGGTGAAGGATGACCTCACTGAGAATGACCTTTGGTGGGGAAA GGGTTCTCCGAATATTGAGATGGACGAGCACAGTTTCATGGTGAATAGAGAAAGAGCTGTTGATTACTTGAACTCTTTAGATAAG GTTTTCGTGAATGATCAATTCTTGAACTGGGATCTAGAGAACAGAATCAAAGTTAGGATTGTCTCTGCTAGAGCTTATCattcactttttatgcacaacAT GTGCATTCGACCAACTCCTACAGAGCTTGAGGAATTTGGAACACCGGATTTCACTATTTACAATGCAGGACAGTTTCCGTGTAATCGTTATACACATTACATGACATCTTCAACGAGCGTTGATATTAATCTTGCAAGGAAAGAAATGGTGATTCTTGGAACACAGTATGCTGGTGAAATGAAAAAGGGTCTTTTTAGTCTCATGCATTATCTCATGCCGAAGCGCAAAATCCTCTCGCTTCACTCCGGTTGCAATATGGGCAAAGATGGTGATGTTGCTCTCTTCTTCGGACTCTCAG GTACTGGAAAAACCACTCTTTCAACGGATCACAATCGATATTTAATTGGAGATGATGAGCATTGTTGGAGTGAGGACGGTGTCTCAAACATTGAAGGTGGTTGCTATGCAAAGTGCATTGATCTATCTAGGGAAAAAGAACCTGATATCTGGAATGCTATCAAGTTTGGTACAG TCGTGGAAAATGTTGTTTTTGACGATCATTTTCGAGAAGTTGATTATGAAGACAAATCAGTTACAG AAAATACTCGTGCGGCTTATCCAATTGAGTACATTCCAAATGTAAAGTTACCCTGTGTTGGTCCTCACCCGAAGAATGTGATACTGTTGGCCTGTGATGCATTTGGCGTGCTTCCACCAGTTAGTAAACTAAGCATGTCACAGACAATGTATCATTTCATTAGTGGATATACAGCTTTG GTGGCTGGCACAGAAGAGGGTATAAAAGAGCCACAGGCAACGTTCTCGGCTTGTTTTGGTGCAGCGTTTATAATGCTACATCCTACAAAATATGCAGCAATGCTTGCTGAAAAAATGCAAAACCATGGTGCTACTGGATGGCTTGTTAATACTGGCTGGTCTAGTGGAAG CTATGGTTCTGGAAATCGTATTAAACTATCCTATACAAGAAAAATTATTGATGCTATTCACTCTGGAAGCCTCTTGAATGTTGAGTACAAGAAGACTGAAATTTTTGGACTTGAGATCCCTACTGAATTGGAGGGAGTCCCCTCAGAAATTCTCGACCCTGAGAACACG TGGTCAGACAAAGCAGCATATAAAGAGACATTGTTGAAGCTGGCTGGATTGTTCAAGAAGAATTTTGAAACCTTCACTGACTATAAGATTGGGGAAGACAACAAGTTGACAGAGGATATTCTTGCAGCTGGTCCAATCTTTTGA
- the LOC131641373 gene encoding phosphoenolpyruvate carboxykinase (ATP) 1-like has product MSPTKDKAIMENIDDEGSIQTVKANTIDELHSLQRKKNATPRAGSQVDLNTYSREERHKQQLESISASLASLTRETGPKVVKGDPTLRSETQRVAHVPHQRITPTITNKSCSNNSAMKFTHVLYNLSPAELYEQAIKYEKGSFITSTGALATLSGAKTGRCPKDKRVVKDDLTENDLWWGKGSPNIEMDEHSFMVNRERAVDYLNSLDKVFVNDQFLNWDLENRIKVRIVSARAYHSLFMHNMCIRPTPTELEEFGTPDFTIYNAGQFPCNRYTHYMTSSTSVDINLARKEMVILGTQYAGEMKKGLFSLMHYLMPKRKILSLHSGCNMGKDGDVALFFGLSGTGKTTLSTDHNRYLIGDDEHCWSEDGVSNIEGGCYAKCIDLSREKEPDIWNAIKFGTVVENVVFDDHFREVDYEDKSVTENTRAAYPIEYIPNVKLPCVGPHPKNVILLACDAFGVLPPVSKLSLSQTMYHFISGYTALVAGTEEGIKEPQATFSACFGAAFIMLHPTKYAAMLAEKMQNHGATGWLVNTGWSGGSYGSGNRIKLSYTRKIIDAIHSGSRLNVEYKKTKIFGLEIPIELEGVPSEILEPENTWSDKAAYKETLLKLAGLFKKNFETFTDYKIGEDNKLTEDILAAGPIF; this is encoded by the exons ATGTCGCCAACCAAAGACAAAGCTATAATGGAAAATATCGACGACGAGGGAAGTATTCAAACGGTTAAGGCTAACACCATTGATGAGCTTCATTCACTACAAAGGAAGAAAAATGCTACTCCCAGGGCCGGATCTCAGGTTGATTTAAATACTTATTCCAGAGAAGAGCGTCACAAACAACAACTTGAATCCATTAG TGCATCTCTAGCTTCATTAACAAGAGAAACTGGACCCAAAGTAGTGAAGGGAGATCCAACTTTGAGATCAGAAACACAAAGAGTTGCTCATGTGCCTCACCAACGTATCACACCAACCATTACT aacaaatcttgttctaacaacagtGCCATGAAGTTCACTCATGTTCTCTATAATCTCTCCCCAGCAg AACTTTATGAGCAAGCCATAAAGTACGAGAAAGGCTCGTTCATAACTTCAACCGGAGCCTTGGCCACGCTTTCAGGGGCCAAGACTGGACGGTGTCCGAAAGATAAGCGTGTGGTGAAGGATGACCTCACTGAGAATGACCTTTGGTGGGGAAA GGGTTCTCCGAATATTGAGATGGACGAGCACAGTTTCATGGTGAATAGAGAAAGAGCTGTTGATTACTTGAACTCTTTGGATAAG GTTTTCGTGAATGATCAATTCTTGAACTGGGATCTAGAGAACAGAATCAAAGTTAGGATTGTCTCTGCTAGAGCTTATCattcactttttatgcacaacAT GTGCATTCGACCAACTCCTACAGAGCTTGAGGAATTTGGAACACCGGATTTCACTATTTACAATGCAGGACAGTTTCCGTGTAATCGTTATACACATTACATGACATCTTCAACGAGCGTTGATATTAATCTTGCAAGGAAAGAAATGGTGATTCTTGGAACACAGTATGCTGGTGAAATGAAAAAGGGTCTTTTTAGTCTCATGCATTATCTCATGCCGAAGCGTAAAATCCTCTCGCTTCACTCCGGTTGCAATATGGGCAAAGATGGCGATGTTGCTCTCTTCTTCGGACTCTCAG GTACTGGAAAAACCACTCTTTCAACGGATCACAATCGATATTTAATTGGAGATGATGAGCATTGTTGGAGTGAGGATGGTGTCTCAAACATTGAAGGTGGTTGCTATGCAAAGTGCATTGATCTATCTAGGGAAAAAGAACCTGATATCTGGAATGCTATCAAGTTTGGTACAG TCGTGGAAAATGTTGTTTTTGACGATCATTTTCGAGAAGTTGATTATGAAGACAAATCAGTTACAG AAAATACTCGCGCGGCTTATCCAATTGAGTACATTCCAAATGTAAAGTTACCCTGTGTTGGTCCTCACCCGAAGAATGTGATACTATTGGCCTGTGATGCATTTGGCGTGCTTCCCCCAGTTAGTAAACTAAGCCTGTCACAGACAATGTATCATTTCATCAGTGGATATACAGCTTTG GTGGCTGGCACAGAAGAGGGTATAAAAGAGCCACAGGCAACGTTCTCGGCTTGTTTTGGTGCAGCGTTTATAATGCTACATCCTACAAAATATGCAGCAATGCTTGCTGAAAAAATGCAAAACCATGGTGCTACTGGATGGCTTGTTAATACTGGTTGGTCTGGTGGAAG CTATGGTTCTGGAAATCGCATTAAACTATCCTATACAAGAAAAATTATTGATGCTATTCACTCTGGAAGCCGGTTGAATGTTGAGTACAAGAAGACTAAGATTTTTGGACTTGAGATCCCAATTGAATTGGAGGGAGTCCCCTCAGAAATTCTCGAACCTGAGAACACG TGGTCAGACAAAGCAGCATACAAAGAGACATTGTTGAAGCTGGCTGGATTGTTCAAGAAGAATTTTGAAACCTTCACTGACTACAAGATTGGTGAAGACAACAAATTGACAGAAGACATTCTTGCAGCTGGTCCAATCTTTTGA